From a region of the Sander lucioperca isolate FBNREF2018 chromosome 8, SLUC_FBN_1.2, whole genome shotgun sequence genome:
- the clybl gene encoding citramalyl-CoA lyase, mitochondrial: MAAHITRAVKRLLPQESGWLLPAAWQLYTEAWRYHHQSAGPSLRYIPRRAVLYCPGNDERKLRKLATLDVDCAVLDCEDGVALSKKTEARETIPRMLAELDLGRTEKCVRVNSVSSGLAEADLQVILQAEVLPPAIMLPKVEDMQEVQWFVDRFQHNLKGRALTEPIRLVTFVETAVGLLNFKVVCEEIRRLAPSAGLHHDGVVFGSDDFCASIGATRTKDARELLYARQKVVVTTKAFGLQAIDLVYIDYKDVEGLRRQAREGALMGFTGKQVIHPGQIQAVQEEFSPSQERVQWAKELIAAFDQHQKEGKGAFTFRGSMIDMPSVKQAQNIITLSVEVPEK, from the exons GAAGCATGGCGTTATCACCATCAGTCGGCAGGCCCCTCGCTGCGCTACATACCCCGCAGGGCGGTTCTCTACTGCCCAGGCAATGATGAGCGAAAATTGAGGAAACTAGCCACGCTGGATGTCGACTGTGCGGTCTTGGACTGTGAGGATGGTGTGGCCCTCAGTAAAAag ACAGAGGCCAGGGAGACCATTCCCAGGATGTTAGCAGAACTGGACCTGGGCCGGACAGAGAAGTGTGTGAGGGTGAACTCAGTGTCCAGTGGCTTAGCTGAGGCTGACCTGCAGGTCATCCTGCAGGCTGAGGTTCTCCCTCCTGCCATCATGTTGCCCAAAGTGGAGGACATGCAGGAGGTACAGTGG TTTGTTGACAGGTTTCAGCACAACTTGAAAGGACGGGCACTGACAGAACCCATTCGTCTGGTCACCTTTGTGGAAACCGCTGTGGGCCTGCTTAATTTTAAG GTGGTTTGTGAGGAAATCCGTCGACTTGCTCCCAGCGCCGGTCTACACCATGACGGCGTAGTGTTTGGCTCTGATGACTTCTGTGCCAGCATAG GTGCCACACGGACTAAAGATGCCAGGGAGCTCCTTTATGCAAGGCAGAAGGTGGTTGTGACCACCAAAGCATTTGGTCTGCAGGCTATCGACCTGGTCTACATTGACTACAAAGATGTGGAGGGGCTGAGGCGACAGGCCAGAGAGGGAGCTCTCATGGGCTTTACAG gTAAGCAGGTTATCCACCCAGGGCAGATCCAGGCTGTGCAGGAAGAGTTCTCCCCCAGTCAAGAGAGGGTCCAGTGGGCCAAAGAGCTCATTGCTGCTTTTGACCAACACCAAAAGGAGGGAAAG GGTGCGTTCACCTTCCGCGGCAGCATGATTGACATGCCCTCAGTGAAGCAGGCACAGAACATCATAACACTCTCCGTCGAGGTGCCAGAGAAATAA